In Haloarchaeobius litoreus, the following are encoded in one genomic region:
- a CDS encoding flippase, which translates to MSDNETALETLLSGGSIVFLGLILQNLTTFVAKVVIARILGQRGIGEIALGVTILAFATSFVLLGMNTAVGRYLPRQDDQSFKRGVAVSALQIVLPISLVVGIALFVLAEPLATRVFDSPESATTLAIFGVVLPFAAMMRYAIGAMQGLKRSTAKVLIQNILFPVSRFAFVIVALVLGAEVVGVAGAYGLAYVLGGAVGMGYILRQSSLLTGEAEPTSMHRELVAFSLPAMVTASMLLIHRNIDILVVGYYASIDVVGVYDVVYTLATLMGLGLSAFGFIFLPVFSEAESDGRQNDMREVFAVAQKWVLIISLPPFLAFLLAPEVVVSLTFGPEYVTGSLTLSVLGIAYLTQGLVGLNGHALTAVGETRLLMYDALATAVANLYLNVLLVPRYGALGAAIATVGSFVVLNLLCSYQLHKRTDIVPVTKQTLMVATMSSIVTATIYLTLGATAGASTRNMVLTLPVFAVSYLVTIVRYGGITEVELAYLDDIEARLGRDLSNIRYWVRLLRR; encoded by the coding sequence TACTCCAGAACTTAACGACGTTCGTCGCCAAGGTCGTTATCGCTCGGATACTCGGACAGCGTGGCATCGGAGAGATTGCACTCGGCGTCACAATCCTTGCGTTCGCCACATCGTTCGTGCTACTCGGTATGAACACGGCTGTTGGTCGATACTTGCCTCGGCAGGACGATCAGTCGTTCAAGCGCGGAGTCGCAGTCTCGGCACTACAGATCGTCCTTCCAATCTCTCTCGTCGTCGGCATCGCCCTGTTTGTGCTCGCCGAACCCCTAGCGACTCGGGTGTTCGATTCACCTGAATCAGCAACTACTCTGGCTATATTCGGGGTAGTACTTCCGTTCGCAGCAATGATGAGGTACGCAATCGGTGCGATGCAGGGACTCAAGCGCTCAACGGCGAAGGTACTCATCCAGAACATCCTTTTCCCGGTTTCCAGGTTCGCGTTCGTCATCGTCGCACTCGTTCTCGGAGCCGAGGTCGTCGGAGTTGCTGGCGCGTACGGACTAGCTTACGTCCTCGGTGGAGCCGTCGGTATGGGTTATATTCTCCGTCAATCCTCACTGTTAACCGGCGAGGCTGAGCCAACGTCAATGCACCGCGAACTCGTCGCCTTCTCCCTCCCGGCAATGGTCACGGCCTCAATGCTCCTCATTCACCGGAATATCGACATACTTGTCGTCGGGTACTACGCATCCATAGATGTAGTCGGCGTCTACGATGTCGTCTACACCCTCGCCACACTGATGGGACTTGGGCTCTCTGCGTTCGGGTTCATCTTCCTCCCAGTGTTCTCAGAGGCAGAGTCCGACGGGCGACAGAACGACATGAGAGAGGTGTTTGCGGTCGCGCAGAAGTGGGTCCTCATCATCTCACTCCCCCCCTTCCTCGCGTTCTTGCTCGCTCCTGAGGTAGTCGTCTCGCTTACCTTCGGGCCCGAGTACGTCACTGGCAGCCTCACACTCTCCGTCCTTGGAATTGCTTACTTGACACAGGGGCTCGTCGGTCTCAACGGCCACGCACTCACAGCCGTCGGGGAGACACGGCTGTTGATGTACGACGCCCTCGCAACGGCCGTTGCAAACCTATACCTTAACGTTCTACTGGTGCCCCGATACGGGGCTCTCGGTGCAGCCATCGCCACTGTAGGCTCCTTTGTCGTACTGAACCTCCTGTGCAGCTACCAGCTACACAAACGTACGGACATTGTTCCGGTGACAAAACAAACACTTATGGTCGCCACGATGAGCAGTATCGTCACGGCTACAATCTATCTGACGCTTGGAGCGACTGCAGGCGCGTCCACCAGGAATATGGTTCTCACACTACCGGTGTTCGCCGTCTCCTATCTCGTCACCATCGTCAGATACGGTGGTATCACCGAAGTAGAACTGGCTTATCTCGATGACATTGAGGCGCGGCTGGGCCGAGACCTCTCCAATATTCGATATTGGGTACGATTGCTTCGCCGGTAA
- a CDS encoding sulfatase-like hydrolase/transferase, whose translation MDVAWLIVDSLSYSATPFASDAPDTMPRFAELADSRGVVFDEAYVPGPSSPSSHSAFFTGKLPSETGMHEARPYFDSDLRTIAGALSDHRSFMISSNPFIFNGLDRDFDETDDLRRGQYKVFEDAGDPEMFAKQHDFDSSLRQMLAFLRSSGKPVRSLANGISFKRWQRRETAEIPKHAAGDTTTYQYANTINEGVRSFRDRADGDSFVVANYMDVHPPLDASDEALERFCPDTPRSELPIGVRGQDVYERFHAEDDYDASDMYDLYKATIYDVDRKLTPLVEELLDDGTFVVVTADHGIWFRRQREFDDERVHVPLVVFAPGEDPRRVGHTVNLLALPQTTMRAVAGNDGGFDGYDLFDVSSDQTSVTEFIHDEDVEGTPVNPEGTDAGRTLYDIAAIRGDARVEYTGGRFSTVDGKSDTTDDLKRHVETLLSEHPELGSGGGIEYDDEVRERLEDFGYL comes from the coding sequence ATGGATGTCGCATGGCTCATCGTGGACTCCCTCTCGTACTCGGCGACGCCGTTCGCGTCGGACGCCCCGGACACGATGCCGCGGTTCGCCGAGCTCGCTGACTCCCGTGGCGTCGTGTTCGACGAAGCGTACGTCCCCGGGCCGTCGAGCCCCTCCTCTCATTCCGCATTCTTCACGGGCAAGCTCCCCTCGGAGACGGGGATGCACGAGGCGCGCCCCTACTTCGATAGCGACCTCCGGACTATCGCGGGGGCGCTCTCCGACCACCGTTCGTTCATGATCTCCTCGAACCCGTTCATCTTCAACGGGCTCGACCGCGACTTCGACGAGACGGACGACCTCAGGCGTGGCCAGTACAAGGTATTCGAGGACGCTGGCGACCCCGAGATGTTCGCCAAGCAGCACGACTTCGATTCCAGTTTGCGACAGATGCTCGCATTCCTCCGGTCGAGCGGCAAGCCGGTTCGCTCGCTCGCCAACGGCATCAGCTTCAAGCGTTGGCAGCGCCGCGAGACGGCCGAAATCCCGAAACACGCGGCAGGTGACACGACCACGTACCAGTACGCCAACACCATCAACGAGGGCGTACGGTCGTTCCGCGACCGGGCTGACGGCGACAGCTTCGTCGTCGCCAACTACATGGACGTCCACCCGCCGCTCGACGCGAGCGATGAGGCGCTGGAACGCTTCTGTCCCGACACACCTCGCTCCGAACTCCCGATTGGGGTCCGTGGACAGGACGTCTACGAGCGATTCCACGCCGAGGACGACTACGATGCGAGCGACATGTACGACCTTTACAAAGCGACGATATACGACGTCGACCGGAAGCTCACGCCGCTCGTCGAGGAGCTGCTCGACGACGGCACGTTCGTCGTCGTCACCGCCGACCACGGTATCTGGTTCCGCCGCCAGCGGGAGTTCGACGACGAACGAGTCCACGTGCCGCTCGTCGTCTTCGCACCCGGCGAGGACCCCCGACGAGTGGGGCACACGGTCAACCTCCTCGCGCTTCCCCAGACGACGATGCGCGCCGTGGCAGGCAACGACGGTGGTTTCGACGGCTACGACCTCTTCGATGTCTCGTCCGACCAGACCTCGGTCACCGAGTTCATCCACGACGAGGACGTCGAGGGCACCCCGGTCAATCCCGAGGGAACCGACGCCGGACGCACCCTCTACGACATCGCAGCCATCCGGGGCGATGCCCGGGTGGAGTACACGGGCGGACGATTCAGCACCGTCGACGGGAAGTCGGACACGACCGACGACCTGAAACGGCACGTCGAGACCCTGCTGAGTGAGCATCCGGAACTCGGGAGCGGTGGCGGCATCGAGTACGACGACGAGGTTCGGGAGCGACTGGAGGACTTCGGCTACCTCTAA
- a CDS encoding polysaccharide deacetylase family protein, with translation MIALKIRAWRTLAKLDAALHVSSLFSDTRDAVLMYHAVGEPEAYGNVSVERFRADLRYLTDRYEVVDLDTLVETTADEKRVAITFDDAFENVHEHALPVLREFSVPATVYAVADFVGTNQGYNDCSIMSADQLHELVGEPLVTVGNHTHTHPHLAEVDDETELREEIRGAQESLENLLGVSVDRFSYPYGSYDERTPRVVAETHDTAVTTVPRLCEDSVNEYLVPRITAHNPVSHVRWELTDLGDRVRGLIT, from the coding sequence ATGATTGCGCTGAAGATTCGGGCCTGGCGCACCCTCGCGAAACTCGACGCGGCCCTTCACGTCTCCTCGCTGTTCTCGGACACCCGTGATGCAGTACTGATGTACCACGCTGTGGGCGAACCGGAGGCCTACGGGAACGTCTCTGTCGAGCGGTTCCGAGCAGACCTTCGGTATCTTACCGACCGGTACGAGGTTGTGGACCTAGACACGCTCGTCGAGACGACGGCTGACGAGAAGCGCGTCGCCATCACGTTCGACGATGCGTTCGAGAACGTTCACGAGCATGCACTCCCTGTCCTTCGGGAGTTCTCAGTCCCGGCAACCGTCTACGCGGTCGCTGATTTCGTCGGAACGAATCAGGGGTACAACGACTGTTCCATCATGTCTGCCGACCAGCTCCACGAACTGGTTGGCGAGCCACTCGTTACTGTGGGAAATCACACACACACGCACCCGCATCTGGCGGAAGTGGACGACGAGACCGAGCTTCGAGAGGAGATTCGCGGCGCACAGGAGTCGCTTGAGAATCTCCTCGGAGTATCTGTCGACCGGTTCAGCTACCCCTACGGGAGCTACGACGAGCGCACTCCTCGTGTGGTCGCGGAGACGCACGACACCGCGGTCACGACGGTTCCTCGACTCTGTGAGGACTCTGTCAATGAGTACCTCGTGCCACGAATCACTGCACACAATCCCGTCTCCCACGTTCGCTGGGAGCTCACCGACCTCGGTGACCGGGTTCGGGGACTCATCACCTGA
- a CDS encoding sulfatase-like hydrolase/transferase, whose product MSTDLAESLSALDVDNVFVYVADAVRWDALPSAVANRGVTAKGVAASIHSPTSFAALVSGLSPPTNGVFSFTNRLDVPTLFDVPDHETRYDSSMLDAGGADDSLFSVFGLNPGESHGELDTVKAPFVLLERGNGGHAPYGDSDLTAWEYFRANPDLSAAQFREAYEQRVASDAERFAARMETLESRGLLENTLVVYTSDHGELLGEGGSLGHNGPMRAELVHVPVVFSHPDLPGDATSPDLVRHVDLLPTLLDILGVDEWPVELDGRSLVHEEPADHGLSFYDSSFFTDRVPGLSGRLRYEGAWDRDGGWVIPRSPRRDRTAILAGKLLKSAKRGYLQRHALPAFRAYLRGTTRYGIPGFDRDQALDWLAAANERSVTRTEVELSEDAGEQLRDLGYL is encoded by the coding sequence ATGTCTACTGACTTGGCGGAGTCCCTCTCAGCCCTCGACGTAGACAACGTCTTCGTCTACGTCGCCGATGCCGTGCGCTGGGACGCGCTCCCCTCAGCTGTCGCCAACCGTGGCGTGACAGCCAAAGGTGTAGCCGCGTCGATTCACAGCCCGACCTCGTTCGCAGCTCTCGTCTCGGGGCTCTCGCCGCCGACGAACGGCGTGTTCTCGTTCACGAACCGTCTCGACGTTCCGACGCTGTTCGACGTTCCGGACCACGAGACTCGTTACGACAGCTCGATGCTGGACGCCGGTGGTGCGGACGATTCATTGTTCTCGGTGTTCGGCCTCAACCCTGGTGAGTCCCACGGCGAACTGGACACGGTAAAGGCACCGTTCGTGCTCCTCGAACGCGGAAACGGTGGCCATGCTCCGTACGGAGACAGCGACCTCACCGCGTGGGAGTACTTCCGGGCGAATCCGGACCTGAGTGCAGCTCAGTTCAGAGAGGCGTACGAGCAGCGCGTCGCCAGCGACGCCGAACGCTTCGCAGCCCGGATGGAGACGCTCGAATCCCGTGGGTTGCTAGAGAACACCCTCGTCGTGTACACGTCGGACCACGGTGAGCTGCTCGGTGAGGGTGGTAGCCTCGGACACAACGGGCCGATGCGGGCAGAACTCGTCCACGTCCCGGTCGTGTTCTCGCACCCGGACTTGCCGGGCGACGCCACGTCGCCGGACCTCGTTCGACATGTCGACCTCCTCCCGACCCTTCTGGATATTCTCGGCGTCGACGAGTGGCCGGTCGAACTCGACGGACGGTCGCTGGTCCACGAAGAGCCCGCCGACCATGGCCTCAGCTTCTACGATAGCAGCTTCTTCACCGATCGTGTTCCGGGCCTCTCGGGTCGATTGCGGTACGAAGGGGCCTGGGACCGGGATGGTGGCTGGGTTATCCCCCGTTCGCCGCGGCGAGACCGGACAGCGATACTCGCTGGTAAACTGCTCAAGAGCGCAAAACGCGGGTACCTCCAGCGACACGCCCTCCCGGCGTTCCGTGCCTACCTCCGTGGGACCACGAGGTATGGAATACCGGGGTTCGACCGGGACCAGGCGCTGGACTGGTTGGCGGCGGCGAACGAACGGAGCGTCACCCGGACCGAAGTCGAACTGAGCGAGGACGCTGGCGAACAACTACGCGACCTTGGTTATCTATGA